CCAAATTAACTACCAGATTCTAATCGTATTCTTTTTTCCGGTGATTGTTGGCACACGCGCTCCACACGCATCCCCGCGCTGTCACGGCTAACTCGCCGGAATATTTTTCCGGTATACTGTTTTGCTTTTTCAGGTCTTTCCGTTAAAAAGGTGCCGTCAACGCAACTAGGACTCAAGCAGCACAGGGATATACTCAAATCTGAACTGTAACAGCAACTCCTCTGCCGCCGCTAACGGCCGCCGTGTATCGCTGCTGCTGTCAAGTACCGCCGCTAGTGTTCGTTTTCTACCTCAAACTTTGTTTTGTTGTTTCAACtgccatttttattattaattctaCTATACTATAACCTATtgtgtattattatatattaattatctttattacggagtattaattatccTTGGGTATTTGCTTTCTGTTGACCTGCTCTTTTTTCTTTACGTATATTTTTATCTGTTTCTCATATATTCGATCCTGATTTCTTTTGAATCTGtatccttttatttatttttatttctattttcttCCTTCTATTATTATCTTATACTTTTTTGTGCTTTTATTTTCGAGTTACTTTGGTTACTGTTTTTATTTGATTTTTGTGTCGTCTTCTTCGAGGCTAGACCCTTTGGGTTCTTCTTgatattttatttctatattttccCGATTCTACTTGTTTTTTAGCTTAATCCTATCCTATCTACGgaactttatatttattttttgtatTATCTATTTTTGGTTTTTAGATAAGATAGACTCTAGACTGTATCATGGTTACTTGAGGTCATGTCCTCCTAGTTCTGGGACGGGTAGGTTTATAGGGCCTAGAAGCGGCAATAGGATAGCGAAGCCGGTTAGAATTAGAGTGGGTAGTTGGAATGTGGGTACTTTAACCGGAAAACGATATGAACTTGTTGAGACTTTACGTAAACGTAAAGTGGACATTTTGTGTGTCCAGGAGACTAGATGGAAGGGTCGAGGGGCGGTCAAGACCAATGGCTACAAGTTGTGGTTCTCGGGATCGAGAGTAGCTAGAAACGGGGTTGGAATCATTATAGGACCACCCTATAATGAGAATGTTGTGGATGTAGACCGACGgagcgataggattatgtcggttaggtTAGTTATCCAGGAGGTGACTTACACGGTCATTAGTGCCTACGCATCTCATGCGGGCCTTGGAGAAGCTGAAAAGAGACACTTCTGGGAATCGCTAGACGAGGTTGTGAGGATGTGCCCTCAGGAACATCGATTACTTATTGGTGGAGACCTCAATGGTCATATAGGAACTGATGTCGAGGGATATGCGGGAGCCCATGGGGGCTTTGGGTTCGGAATAAGAAACGAGGAAGGGATCTCTATCCTTGAATTTGCTGTTGCACACGATTTGGCTGTTGCAAATTCGTTTTTCAAGAAGACTGATGCTCAATTAGCAACTTTCCATAGCGGGGGCCATAGTACCTAGATTGACTATTTGCTACTTCGCAAAGGGGATCTTAGGACTTGTGGAGACTGTAAAGTACTGACTGACTTGACATGCTCCTCCTAGCACAGATTGTTGGTCATGGATTTGGCTCTTCGGAGACGGGTTACCAAGAGTGTAAGGCCCATCCAACCTAAGATCTTGTGGAAGAAGCTGATCGGAGAGAAGGCAGTGACTTTCAAAACATCGGTTGTAGAAAGAATTGATGCATCAGTAGAAATGACACCGAATGATGATGCGGATCAGATGTGGATTTGTCTGGCATTCACCATCAGAGAGGTTGCCAAGGAAGCCTTAGGTGTGGCAGTAGGAACATCGAGGGGACATAAGACTGATAGAGAATCATGGTGGTTTAGTGATGACGTTCAAAGCAAAATCGCGCTTAAGCAACTAAGGTTCAGGGAGCTTATCACTTGCCAAGAGGGGACTTCGATGGATAGAACCAGGGTTGAAGAGAGATATAAAGAAGccaaaagagaagctaagaaggctgtAGCCCGGGCAAAAGAAAAGACATATGAAGATCTGTATAGGAAGCTTGACTCCAAAGAGGGAGCAAATGATATATAcaggatagccaaagctagggagctgataatgctaaaaacgaacatatatttcatagcattattccccaagaaagacaagcttttagttgcaaatgttctatttacaagtgatattcgtttaaatattaaaaggtgaagacaaaagacagattcgacgaattgaagacgcaaacgaccaaaaagctcaaaagtacaaaatacaatcaaagaggttccaattattgataataaaatgtctcgaaattacaagagtacaagattcaaaacgtaaagtacaagatattaaattgcacgcaaggacgttcaaaaatccagaaccgggaccagagtcaattctcaacgctcgacgcaacggactaaaaattacaagttaactatgtatataaatataatataatatataattaattcttaaaattaatatatatattataatatatttataaaacgtcggcaaattaaaagacaaacctttgtgagctggaattacgaactccgcgagttgcggagtatggaggccaaaaatgccgcgactcgcggagcagccaaatacgaaaatccctataaaatccAACGAATTctaatcatttttatcatccaatatatcaatctctctatatctatacgtaatatttatatttatatttatattttaattttaattttaattttaaatcctaataataagggtatgttagcgaatgctgtaagggtgtaagtcgaaattctgttcgtgtaacgctacgctatttttaatcattgtaagttatgttcaaccttttaaatttaatgtctcgtagctaagttattattatgcttatttaatccgaagtaatcatgatgttgggctaatta
This window of the Rutidosis leptorrhynchoides isolate AG116_Rl617_1_P2 chromosome 7, CSIRO_AGI_Rlap_v1, whole genome shotgun sequence genome carries:
- the LOC139859582 gene encoding uncharacterized protein, whose translation is MTDKIDSRLYHGYLRSCPPSSGTGRFIGPRSGNRIAKPVRIRVGSWNVGTLTGKRYELVETLRKRKVDILCVQETRWKGRGAVKTNGYKLWFSGSRVARNGVGIIIGPPYNENVVDVDRRSDRIMSVRLVIQEVTYTVISAYASHAGLGEAEKRHFWESLDEVVRMCPQEHRLLIGGDLNGHIGTDVEGYAGAHGGFGFGIRNEEGISILEFAVAHDLAVANSFFKKTDAQLATFHSGGHST